A section of the Stenotrophomonas sp. 364 genome encodes:
- a CDS encoding type VI secretion system Vgr family protein translates to MDVSRSQLLASLATPSQQARLIQLQGPAPDLVVERFDGQESVCGSTRFEIDCLSTDAFLDMDPWLEQPLTLQLRQADGGLRQWHGLCTEVAQLGSDGGLARYRLTLEPWTALLELRRNAVIFQDLDTRTICEQIFGDYPQAVFRFDVQSALPARAITTQYRESDWDFVTRLLAEAGLAWRIEQAQGGEAAHTLVVFEPGAELTDLGAQRFHRADMAEALDGITAFAEQRQLVPNASSVASWHSEQLQAVSGQSQAEAGELPALEVYVQPRAGRFGKGASADDEAQARLDALRVPMTLFQGSGSVRVLAAGNRFTLTQHPQHQGQTFQLLAVAHVAVNNLGHGIVELLGESALENGSYRNRFLAAPSDAPIRALPQDRPTLHGPQTARVVGVADSVVTPNREHQVRIQFGWQRGTAPNPGGLTDTGSKLTGHAPGDQTSGSWVPVAEWVAGPNWGTHFLPRIGSEVLVEFLHGDIDQPRITGQLYNGEVAPPFGGGIDEKAQHPGVLSGLHTQSHDGGGTQQWVIDDTPGQLRTRLQTSLADSRLELGYLIEHGDTRRGALRGQGFELATQGWGNVHAAKGLLISTTARSNGASTVLDSNEAVAQLKGAERSLEGMHDTLRQQNVPALTALKSTTQLREKIDPQVDGKYDGEVNGQSAMKPDDGRTPGSNPVERFAAALLLAESPEQIFWTTPASAVAYAGQNLQMTVQQDLHISAGETVSTVSGEHTALFAQEGPIKVIAAQGPVSLQAHTGELELLADQAITITATDDRIDVLAQQKVVLQAGNSAITLEGGDITFSCPGTFTVKAGQHPFLGGASDAAAVPALPDQTFAFTDSLRFAVEGADVLAGDLGWTNLPFKIVDQDNKEVAAGTVGEDGRLPRVMSEGLGRTLTLQVGEDKWEKITAATGAPPEEDGDNDDDPDGDRYRGELDAAAQTGALTPEQILELLGNENDHA, encoded by the coding sequence ATGGATGTCTCCCGCTCTCAGTTGTTGGCTTCACTGGCCACGCCTTCCCAACAGGCGCGCCTGATCCAGTTGCAGGGGCCTGCCCCGGACCTGGTGGTCGAACGCTTCGACGGCCAGGAATCGGTCTGCGGCAGTACCCGCTTCGAGATCGATTGTCTGTCCACCGATGCGTTCCTGGATATGGACCCGTGGCTGGAACAGCCGCTGACCCTGCAACTGCGGCAGGCCGACGGCGGCCTGCGCCAGTGGCATGGCCTGTGCACCGAGGTGGCCCAGCTGGGCAGCGACGGCGGCCTGGCCCGCTACAGGTTGACCCTGGAGCCGTGGACGGCGCTGCTGGAGCTGCGCCGCAACGCGGTGATCTTCCAGGACCTGGACACCCGCACCATCTGCGAGCAGATCTTCGGCGACTACCCGCAGGCGGTATTCCGCTTCGACGTGCAGTCGGCCCTGCCCGCGCGCGCCATCACCACCCAGTACCGCGAGAGCGATTGGGACTTTGTGACCCGGCTGCTGGCCGAGGCCGGTCTGGCCTGGCGCATCGAGCAGGCGCAGGGCGGCGAGGCCGCGCACACGCTGGTAGTGTTCGAACCCGGTGCCGAGCTGACCGATCTGGGCGCGCAGCGCTTCCACCGCGCCGACATGGCCGAGGCGCTCGACGGCATCACCGCCTTTGCCGAGCAGCGCCAGCTGGTGCCCAACGCCAGCAGCGTGGCCAGCTGGCACAGCGAGCAGCTGCAGGCGGTGAGCGGCCAGAGCCAGGCCGAGGCCGGTGAGCTGCCCGCGCTGGAAGTCTATGTGCAGCCGCGTGCTGGCCGCTTCGGCAAGGGCGCCTCGGCCGACGATGAGGCCCAGGCCCGTCTGGATGCGCTGCGCGTGCCGATGACCCTGTTCCAGGGCAGCGGCAGCGTGCGCGTGCTGGCCGCCGGCAACCGCTTCACCCTCACCCAGCACCCGCAGCACCAAGGCCAGACCTTCCAGTTGCTGGCGGTGGCGCACGTGGCCGTCAACAACCTGGGCCATGGCATCGTTGAACTGCTCGGCGAATCGGCACTTGAGAACGGGAGCTACCGCAACCGCTTCCTGGCCGCACCCAGCGACGCGCCGATCCGCGCCCTGCCGCAGGACCGGCCCACCCTGCACGGCCCGCAGACCGCGCGCGTGGTCGGCGTGGCCGACAGCGTGGTCACCCCCAACCGCGAGCACCAGGTGCGCATCCAGTTTGGCTGGCAGCGCGGTACCGCACCCAACCCGGGCGGGCTGACCGACACCGGCAGCAAGCTCACCGGGCATGCGCCCGGCGACCAGACCAGCGGCAGCTGGGTGCCGGTGGCCGAGTGGGTGGCCGGCCCCAACTGGGGCACGCACTTCCTGCCGCGCATCGGCAGTGAGGTACTGGTGGAGTTTCTGCACGGGGACATCGACCAGCCGCGCATCACCGGCCAGCTCTACAACGGCGAGGTCGCCCCGCCCTTTGGCGGCGGCATCGACGAGAAGGCCCAGCACCCCGGCGTGCTCAGCGGCCTGCATACGCAGTCCCACGATGGCGGCGGCACCCAGCAGTGGGTGATCGACGACACGCCCGGGCAGCTGCGCACGCGCCTGCAGACCTCGCTGGCCGACAGCCGGCTGGAACTGGGCTACCTGATCGAGCACGGCGACACCCGGCGCGGCGCGCTGCGCGGCCAGGGCTTCGAGCTGGCCACCCAGGGCTGGGGAAACGTGCATGCGGCCAAGGGCCTGCTGATCTCCACCACGGCGCGCAGCAATGGCGCCTCCACGGTGCTGGACAGCAACGAGGCCGTCGCCCAGCTCAAGGGCGCCGAGCGCAGCCTGGAAGGCATGCACGACACCCTGCGGCAGCAGAACGTGCCGGCACTGACGGCGCTGAAAAGCACCACCCAGCTGCGCGAGAAGATCGACCCGCAGGTGGACGGCAAGTACGACGGCGAGGTCAACGGCCAGTCGGCAATGAAGCCCGACGATGGCCGCACCCCAGGCAGCAACCCGGTGGAGCGCTTTGCTGCGGCCCTTCTGCTGGCCGAATCGCCCGAGCAGATCTTCTGGACCACGCCGGCCAGTGCAGTGGCCTACGCCGGGCAGAACCTGCAGATGACCGTGCAGCAGGACCTGCACATCAGCGCCGGCGAAACCGTCTCCACCGTGTCCGGCGAGCACACCGCGCTGTTTGCGCAGGAAGGCCCGATCAAGGTCATCGCCGCCCAGGGTCCGGTGAGCCTGCAGGCGCACACCGGCGAGCTGGAGCTGCTGGCCGACCAGGCCATCACCATCACCGCCACCGACGACCGCATCGACGTGCTGGCCCAGCAGAAAGTGGTGCTGCAGGCCGGTAACAGTGCAATCACGCTGGAAGGTGGGGACATCACCTTCAGCTGCCCCGGCACCTTTACCGTCAAGGCTGGGCAGCATCCCTTCCTGGGCGGCGCCAGCGACGCCGCCGCCGTTCCTGCCCTGCCCGACCAGACCTTCGCCTTTACCGACAGCCTGCGCTTCGCGGTGGAAGGCGCGGACGTGCTGGCCGGCGACCTGGGTTGGACCAACCTGCCCTTCAAGATCGTCGACCAGGACAACAAGGAAGTGGCCGCCGGCACCGTGGGCGAGGATGGCCGCCTGCCGCGCGTGATGTCCGAGGGGCTGGGCAGGACGCTCACCCTGCAGGTCGGCGAGGACAAGTGGGAGAAGATCACCGCCGCTACCGGCGCGCCGCCGGAAGAAGACGGCGACAACGATGACGACCCCGATGGCGACCGCTACCGCGGCGAGCTGGATGCCGCCGCGCAGACGGGCGCCCTGACCCCGGAGCAGATCCTCGAACTGCTCGGCAACGAGAACGATCACGCATGA
- the tssK gene encoding type VI secretion system baseplate subunit TssK → MSKVLWGEGLFLRPQHFQRQDAYHEARLQDLSLTLHPYAWGCRRVRFDPQALGSGTLRPLDISAVFPDGESYDAPVHDALPDALSLKDLPPGVQSTVIHLALPLLRDDGDNCADAESSQLARYRQINRGANDLYTDAVEAELGFLGKAVKLLTDENPRDPYSTVALARIRRTSTGGFELDDEFIPPCAHLEASPTLHRELRGILDSLQAKVDALYGLHREPSKNIIEFRSGDIASFWLLHTINSSFSSLAHLYHHPQLHPERLHQELLRMAGAMLTFSNAYALNDLPRYLHAQPEAGFRQLFEIIRTLLDTVISARYFKIALNEVKPSYHLGRLDSQRIDGDASFYLAVSADVPAQELVQTVPVRFKIGAPDDVEKCVLSALPGVKLTHANQVPAAIPVRPGSHYFELDTRGALYERMLKSQSLMVYVPSGIADLKMELVAVTS, encoded by the coding sequence ATGTCCAAAGTTCTCTGGGGTGAAGGTCTGTTCCTGAGGCCCCAGCATTTCCAGCGCCAGGATGCGTATCACGAGGCGCGTCTGCAGGACCTGTCACTCACGCTGCACCCCTATGCCTGGGGCTGCCGTCGCGTGCGTTTCGATCCGCAGGCCCTCGGCAGCGGCACGCTGCGTCCGCTGGACATTTCGGCCGTGTTTCCCGATGGCGAAAGCTACGACGCACCGGTGCACGACGCACTGCCCGACGCGCTTTCGCTGAAGGACCTGCCGCCCGGCGTGCAGTCCACGGTGATCCACCTCGCCCTGCCGTTGCTGCGCGATGACGGCGACAACTGCGCCGACGCGGAGTCCAGCCAGCTGGCGCGCTATCGCCAGATCAATCGCGGCGCCAACGACCTCTACACCGATGCGGTGGAAGCCGAACTCGGCTTCCTCGGCAAGGCGGTGAAGCTGCTGACCGACGAGAACCCGCGCGACCCCTATTCCACTGTGGCGCTGGCGCGCATCCGCCGCACGTCCACCGGAGGCTTCGAGCTCGACGACGAGTTCATTCCGCCGTGCGCGCACCTGGAAGCCTCACCGACCCTGCATCGGGAACTGCGTGGCATCCTCGATTCGCTGCAGGCCAAGGTGGACGCGCTGTACGGCCTGCACCGCGAGCCGTCGAAGAACATCATCGAGTTCCGCTCCGGCGACATCGCCTCGTTCTGGCTGCTGCACACGATCAACTCGTCGTTCAGTTCGTTGGCGCATCTGTACCACCACCCGCAGCTGCATCCCGAACGCCTGCACCAGGAACTGCTGCGCATGGCCGGGGCGATGCTGACGTTCTCCAATGCCTACGCGCTCAACGATCTGCCGCGCTATCTGCACGCGCAGCCCGAAGCCGGTTTCCGGCAGTTGTTCGAGATCATCCGCACGCTGCTGGACACGGTGATTTCGGCGCGTTACTTCAAGATCGCACTCAACGAAGTCAAGCCGTCCTACCACCTGGGCCGGCTGGACTCGCAGCGCATCGATGGTGATGCCTCGTTCTACCTGGCGGTGTCGGCCGACGTGCCGGCGCAGGAGCTGGTGCAGACGGTGCCGGTGCGCTTCAAGATCGGTGCGCCGGACGACGTGGAGAAATGCGTGCTGTCGGCCCTGCCCGGCGTCAAGCTCACCCACGCCAACCAGGTGCCGGCCGCTATCCCGGTGCGCCCGGGCAGCCACTACTTCGAACTGGATACGCGCGGCGCGCTGTATGAGCGCATGCTCAAGTCGCAGTCGCTGATGGTGTACGTGCCGTCCGGCATTGCCGACCTCAAAATGGAACTTGTTGCGGTGACCTCATGA
- the tssJ gene encoding type VI secretion system lipoprotein TssJ, giving the protein MSLSLSGCASGGLGKAMDKTLQAVGIRDAQPEAPPVVPLRLLAGINLNAGNDKRATAAVVKVYHLRSAQRFEQAPFNAFLDQSGEQAALGADLLSVNEIVLTPGNRQELKEQLSEGTAVLGVVALFRAPAEGRWRFAFDSKHKNLANEGITVGIHACALTTDSQALVTRVSGDPGSLASVRCVSPR; this is encoded by the coding sequence ATGTCATTGTCCTTGTCCGGCTGCGCGAGCGGCGGACTGGGAAAGGCCATGGACAAGACGCTGCAGGCGGTCGGGATCCGTGATGCCCAACCGGAGGCCCCGCCGGTCGTTCCCCTGCGACTGCTGGCTGGCATCAACCTCAACGCCGGCAATGACAAGCGCGCCACTGCCGCGGTAGTGAAGGTCTACCACCTGCGCAGTGCACAGCGTTTCGAGCAGGCCCCCTTCAATGCCTTCCTCGACCAGAGTGGCGAACAGGCCGCGCTGGGTGCGGACCTGCTGTCGGTCAACGAGATCGTACTGACCCCGGGCAACCGGCAGGAGCTCAAGGAACAACTGAGTGAAGGCACCGCGGTGCTGGGTGTGGTTGCCCTGTTCCGCGCGCCGGCTGAAGGCCGCTGGCGGTTCGCGTTCGACAGCAAGCACAAGAACCTGGCCAACGAAGGTATTACGGTCGGAATCCATGCCTGCGCACTGACCACTGACAGCCAGGCCCTGGTCACGCGCGTGTCAGGGGACCCGGGCAGTCTCGCTTCCGTGCGCTGCGTCTCTCCTCGTTGA
- the icmH gene encoding type IVB secretion system protein IcmH/DotU has product MMNSPLPPTPGPMPSLSSHGGLAAPAPQAANPQSLQDLMADGFYLLLLLKRGQLPSDGEAFVSTVQKFLDGVERNANRMGIASEDVYAAKYAFCAAVDEAILSQPSSLHESWERNPLQLRLFGEHLAGEHFFDRLEELRRQGAPRLPSLEVYHFCLLMGFEGKYRLEGTEKLGYLTARLGDEIVYLKGKRHGFAPHALPPDNVRHSLRRVVPLWMPAALVAGFGLLGFFGLRFYLGHETQQRMAAYNDVVQMPQRTAHITITLP; this is encoded by the coding sequence ATGATGAATTCGCCCCTGCCCCCTACCCCGGGCCCGATGCCCTCGCTGAGCTCGCATGGCGGCCTGGCTGCGCCTGCCCCGCAGGCCGCCAATCCGCAGAGTCTGCAGGACCTGATGGCCGATGGCTTCTACCTGCTGTTGCTGCTCAAGCGTGGGCAGCTGCCCTCCGACGGTGAAGCGTTCGTGTCCACCGTGCAGAAGTTCCTGGACGGCGTGGAGCGTAACGCCAACCGCATGGGCATCGCCTCGGAAGATGTTTACGCCGCCAAGTACGCGTTCTGCGCCGCGGTGGACGAAGCGATCCTGTCGCAGCCGTCGTCGCTGCATGAGTCCTGGGAGCGCAACCCGCTGCAGCTGCGCCTGTTCGGCGAGCACCTGGCCGGTGAACACTTCTTCGACCGGCTTGAAGAGCTTCGCCGCCAGGGCGCCCCGCGCCTGCCGTCGCTGGAGGTGTACCACTTCTGCCTGCTGATGGGCTTCGAGGGCAAGTACCGCCTGGAAGGTACCGAGAAGCTCGGCTACCTCACCGCCCGTCTGGGCGATGAGATCGTCTACCTCAAGGGCAAGCGCCACGGCTTCGCGCCCCATGCACTGCCACCGGACAACGTGCGCCACAGCCTGCGCCGCGTGGTGCCGCTGTGGATGCCTGCGGCACTGGTCGCCGGGTTCGGCCTGCTTGGATTCTTCGGCCTGCGCTTCTATCTGGGTCACGAAACCCAGCAGCGGATGGCGGCGTACAACGATGTGGTGCAGATGCCGCAGCGTACGGCGCACATCACCATTACGCTGCCCTGA
- a CDS encoding tetratricopeptide repeat protein, protein MKVKVMGKAVYRPLLAMALLSGLAACSSAPKKGAVPPYDATMTTAETQVTTVGSEAAIKSFEDAARADPTRKEPWVRIAQLQFDQGQYARAIVAAEEVLQRDPDDLVADGVITVAGFRIANTSLTRLQGRGALASETARKEAKTLADTLRKTMGDAVLEDPKPKPRTPARRTGTRRTTAPAAAPAAAPAARPASSNGGDPFQNLGGN, encoded by the coding sequence ATGAAAGTGAAGGTAATGGGGAAGGCTGTCTATCGGCCGTTGTTGGCAATGGCACTGCTGTCCGGTCTGGCGGCCTGTTCGTCGGCGCCGAAGAAGGGCGCGGTCCCTCCGTACGATGCAACGATGACCACGGCGGAGACGCAGGTCACCACGGTGGGTTCCGAAGCCGCCATCAAGAGTTTTGAAGACGCCGCACGCGCCGATCCGACCCGCAAGGAACCGTGGGTGCGCATCGCGCAGCTGCAGTTCGATCAGGGCCAGTACGCGCGCGCCATCGTTGCCGCCGAAGAAGTGCTGCAGCGCGATCCGGACGACCTGGTCGCCGATGGCGTGATCACCGTGGCTGGCTTCCGCATCGCCAACACCTCGCTGACGCGCCTGCAGGGCCGCGGCGCACTGGCATCGGAAACCGCGCGCAAGGAAGCCAAGACCCTGGCCGACACGCTGCGCAAGACCATGGGCGATGCCGTGCTTGAAGATCCCAAGCCGAAGCCGCGCACGCCGGCCCGTCGCACGGGCACCCGTCGAACCACCGCACCGGCCGCAGCACCTGCTGCCGCGCCTGCTGCACGTCCGGCGTCGTCCAACGGCGGCGATCCCTTCCAGAACCTCGGCGGCAACTGA
- the tssE gene encoding type VI secretion system baseplate subunit TssE: protein MKGLEPSLLEKLFDDAPKSNGGGHVFKSISLDQYKESIARDLEGLLNSRAAFQEEDMAEFPNCKQSLLTYGLADFSAMSLANAYDRAAICRSLEQAVARHERRLKNVGVSLEVGSQFGGGLHFTISALLDLEPAREPVSFDAMLQPSTLQYQVSRTRRQQATS, encoded by the coding sequence ATGAAGGGACTCGAACCCAGCTTGCTCGAGAAACTGTTTGACGATGCCCCCAAGTCCAATGGGGGAGGGCATGTGTTCAAGTCCATATCGCTGGACCAGTACAAGGAATCAATCGCCCGCGACCTGGAAGGCCTGCTCAATTCCCGAGCAGCGTTCCAGGAAGAAGACATGGCCGAATTCCCGAACTGCAAACAATCGCTGCTCACCTACGGCCTGGCGGATTTTTCCGCGATGAGCCTGGCCAACGCCTATGACCGTGCCGCCATCTGTCGCTCGCTGGAGCAGGCCGTGGCCCGGCATGAGCGCCGTTTGAAGAACGTGGGCGTCAGCCTGGAGGTTGGCTCGCAGTTCGGGGGCGGCCTGCACTTCACCATCAGCGCATTGCTCGACCTCGAGCCGGCCCGCGAGCCGGTCAGTTTCGATGCGATGCTGCAGCCGTCGACCCTGCAGTACCAGGTCAGCCGCACGCGTCGCCAGCAGGCGACCAGCTGA
- the tssB gene encoding type VI secretion system contractile sheath small subunit produces MAKKDSIQKRLQKIRPPRVQLTYDVEKGDAIEQKELPFVVGVLGDLSGNPEQPLPKVKDRKFVNVDLDNFDEVMEGVAPRAVYRVANKISDAGGEFGVELKFNSIDDFRPESVVDQIEPLRKLLESRTKLADLRNKLAGNEKLEDLLTDVLNNTEQLKKLGTGKEQ; encoded by the coding sequence ATGGCGAAGAAGGACAGTATTCAGAAGCGGCTCCAGAAGATCCGCCCCCCGCGCGTGCAGTTGACCTACGACGTGGAAAAGGGTGATGCGATCGAACAGAAGGAGCTGCCGTTCGTGGTGGGCGTGCTCGGTGACCTGAGCGGCAACCCGGAACAGCCGTTGCCCAAGGTCAAGGACCGCAAGTTCGTCAACGTCGACCTGGACAATTTCGACGAAGTGATGGAAGGCGTCGCTCCGCGCGCCGTCTATCGCGTCGCCAACAAGATCAGTGATGCCGGCGGCGAGTTCGGCGTCGAGTTGAAGTTCAACTCGATCGACGATTTCCGCCCCGAATCGGTGGTCGACCAGATCGAACCGCTGCGCAAGCTGCTGGAATCGCGCACCAAGCTGGCCGACCTGCGCAACAAGCTGGCCGGCAACGAGAAGCTGGAAGACCTGCTGACCGATGTCCTGAACAACACCGAACAGCTCAAGAAGCTGGGCACGGGCAAGGAGCAATAA
- the tssC gene encoding type VI secretion system contractile sheath large subunit, giving the protein MAAEATGVAEQSAAAVEEIGLLDQIVEKSKVAKSETEHQRAKDIISELAREVLEGTVVVSDNLNLTLDARIAEIDRIISEQLSAVMHAPQFQQLESTWRGLHYLCQQTSTGPNMKIKVFNAPKKDLVKDFKSAIDFDQSALFKKVYEEEFGTFGGAPFGALVGDYFIGRQPEDMYFVEQMSHVAAAAHAPFISAASEGMFGLETFTDLGKPRDMAKIFDTVEYAKWKSFRESEDSRYVGLTLPRFLGRLPYNPKDGTTVEGFNFVEEVEAADHSKFLWCNTAYAMAARLTHAFEDYGWCAAIRGVEGGGLVEDLPTHTFRTDDGEVALKCPTEVAITDRREKELSDLGFIPLVHCKNTDYAAFFGAQSAQKPKKYNTDSANANAILSAQLQYMFAVSRIAHYLKAMMREKIGSFASAGNVEEFLNRWISQYVLLDDNASQEAKAQYPLREAAVNVSEVPGKPGVYRAVAFIRPHFQLDELSVSLRLVAELPATAKKS; this is encoded by the coding sequence ATGGCAGCAGAAGCTACCGGTGTAGCCGAACAGTCGGCCGCAGCCGTCGAGGAAATCGGCCTGCTCGACCAGATCGTCGAGAAGAGCAAGGTCGCCAAGTCCGAGACCGAGCACCAGCGTGCCAAGGACATCATTTCCGAGCTGGCCAGGGAAGTGTTGGAAGGCACCGTGGTGGTGTCCGACAACCTCAACCTGACCCTGGATGCGCGCATCGCCGAGATTGACCGGATCATCTCCGAGCAGCTCAGCGCGGTCATGCATGCCCCGCAGTTCCAGCAGCTGGAAAGCACCTGGCGCGGCCTGCATTACCTGTGCCAGCAGACCTCCACCGGCCCGAACATGAAGATCAAGGTCTTCAACGCGCCAAAGAAGGACCTGGTCAAGGACTTCAAGTCGGCGATCGACTTCGATCAGAGCGCGCTGTTCAAGAAGGTCTACGAAGAAGAATTCGGCACCTTCGGTGGTGCGCCGTTCGGTGCGCTGGTCGGTGACTATTTCATCGGCCGCCAGCCGGAAGACATGTACTTCGTCGAGCAGATGTCGCACGTGGCCGCTGCCGCCCATGCGCCGTTCATTTCGGCTGCGTCCGAGGGCATGTTCGGCCTGGAGACCTTCACCGACCTGGGCAAGCCGCGCGACATGGCGAAGATCTTCGACACGGTCGAATACGCCAAGTGGAAGTCGTTCCGTGAAAGCGAGGACAGCCGTTACGTGGGCCTGACCCTGCCGCGCTTCCTGGGTCGCTTGCCGTACAACCCGAAGGACGGAACCACGGTCGAAGGCTTCAACTTCGTCGAGGAAGTGGAAGCCGCCGACCACAGCAAGTTCCTGTGGTGCAACACCGCCTATGCCATGGCCGCGCGTCTCACCCACGCGTTCGAGGATTACGGCTGGTGTGCGGCCATCCGCGGCGTTGAAGGCGGTGGCCTGGTCGAGGACCTGCCCACCCATACCTTCCGCACCGACGACGGTGAAGTGGCACTGAAGTGCCCGACCGAAGTGGCGATCACCGATCGTCGCGAAAAAGAACTCAGTGACCTCGGTTTCATTCCGCTGGTCCACTGCAAGAATACCGACTACGCCGCGTTCTTCGGCGCCCAGTCGGCACAGAAGCCGAAGAAGTACAACACCGATTCGGCCAATGCCAATGCGATCCTGTCTGCCCAGTTGCAGTACATGTTCGCCGTCTCGCGTATCGCCCATTACCTGAAGGCGATGATGCGCGAGAAGATTGGCAGCTTCGCTTCGGCAGGCAATGTCGAGGAGTTCCTGAACCGTTGGATCTCGCAGTACGTACTGCTGGACGACAACGCCTCCCAGGAAGCCAAGGCCCAGTACCCGCTGCGCGAAGCCGCTGTGAACGTTTCGGAAGTGCCGGGGAAACCTGGTGTCTACCGCGCTGTGGCCTTCATCAGGCCGCATTTCCAGCTCGATGAGCTGTCTGTTTCGTTGCGATTGGTTGCCGAATTGCCGGCAACTGCAAAAAAGTCGTAA
- a CDS encoding type VI secretion system tube protein Hcp, producing MQHAFLSIDTIKGESHDDKHKDWIEIQSFSQDLLQPRSATASTSGGTTAARVNLSPIEITKTIDLATTALNQAASNGTTFPKARIEFMRADKDGNAINYYTVELLNVLVHRVTTTVDSEGMPQEVIQLSFGAIKWTYQQQKPEGGVGGKAVAQWSATKNIPNYAV from the coding sequence ATGCAGCACGCTTTCCTCTCTATCGACACCATCAAGGGCGAGTCCCACGACGACAAGCACAAGGATTGGATTGAAATCCAGTCCTTCTCGCAGGATCTGCTGCAGCCGCGTTCGGCCACCGCGTCGACCTCGGGTGGCACCACCGCAGCTCGTGTGAATCTGTCGCCGATCGAAATCACCAAGACGATCGATCTCGCCACCACTGCCCTGAACCAGGCGGCCAGCAATGGCACCACCTTCCCGAAGGCTCGCATTGAATTCATGCGCGCTGACAAGGACGGCAACGCGATCAATTACTACACGGTCGAGCTGCTGAACGTCCTGGTTCACCGCGTCACCACCACGGTTGATTCCGAGGGGATGCCGCAGGAAGTGATTCAGTTGAGCTTTGGTGCGATCAAGTGGACCTACCAGCAGCAGAAGCCGGAAGGCGGCGTTGGTGGCAAGGCCGTGGCGCAGTGGAGTGCAACCAAGAACATTCCGAACTACGCCGTTTGA